TGAAACCTTTGCCACCAAGGATGACCTTAAGCAGATTATTGAGGTAATGAACAAAAGGTTTGAAGAGGTAAACAAGAGGTTTGAAGACATAAATAAGAGGTTTGAAGAACATAGGGAAGAGACAAATAGAAGGTTTGAAGAAATTAACCAAAGGTTTGAAACAATAGACAAAAAGTTTGAGGCAATGGACCAAAGGTTTGTATCCCTTATTGAAGAGATGCATCTTGGATTTACATCCATAAGAGAAGAATTACATTTTAGACTAACCACAATTGGTTCAAGATGGGGAAAGAGGGTAGAGGCCACATTCAGAAATACCCTTAAAGAACTCCTTACGAGAAAGCTTGAGGCTAAAGAGGTTAAAAAATGGGAATGTTATGATGAGGAGGGAAGGGTTTTTTCTATCCCTTCATACATAGAGGCAGATATTGTGATAAAAAATGGCAAACACTCTCTTATGGAGATAAAATCAACAGCAGATAAATCAGATGTAGGGACATTTGAAAGAATAGCCCGTTTTTACAAAGAAGAGATAAATATCACACCTTGTAAAATCCTTGTGGCAATAGAGATAGACGAATACGCAAAAGAGCTTTGCGAGAAATTAGGGATTGAGGTTTTTACCTATGAGGAGTTAAAGGTTTATAGTTAATTTTAAAAATGGATGGAAAACAAAAATAGGCACAAACTGGGCAAAGGCACAAAGTTTTAAAGGTTTTGAATTTATATGATGAATATTTTAAAAGAGAAAAAGAAAAGGTATTATAAGGTAGAGGATATAGACCAACCAGAGCTGTTTAGGGAATTCTTTCCATATACAGAGGTTCCAAAAACATTCTTTGACTTTGTTTCTGTGCCAATAGGGATTCCAGACGAAATATACATTACAGACACAACATTTCGCGATGGACAGCAGGCAAGACCACCATATACAACCGAGCAGATTGTTGAGATATACAAGCTTCTTAATAAGCTTGGAAATGTAATCAGGCAGAGCGAAT
This region of bacterium genomic DNA includes:
- a CDS encoding DUF892 family protein, with translation MAISMLKIEEEHILRVLPVLLKRDEQFRGSVYAILSETFATKDDLKQIIEVMNKRFEEVNKRFEDINKRFEEHREETNRRFEEINQRFETIDKKFEAMDQRFVSLIEEMHLGFTSIREELHFRLTTIGSRWGKRVEATFRNTLKELLTRKLEAKEVKKWECYDEEGRVFSIPSYIEADIVIKNGKHSLMEIKSTADKSDVGTFERIARFYKEEINITPCKILVAIEIDEYAKELCEKLGIEVFTYEELKVYS